Proteins encoded within one genomic window of Spiroplasma endosymbiont of Agriotes lineatus:
- a CDS encoding DEAD/DEAH box helicase — MRFQDIGLSNEVLATIDSLKFVAPTNIQKKMLPLMFKGQNVIVSANTGTGKTVGYLLTILSKINPTINKTQAIIIVPTRELAVQIYNVSQKFIKNNPNLKIANLIGGQDLEQQKQKFSTNYPHLVIGTPTRLKRMIDEQVLALITSKMVVLDEVDMIFDLDFVNEVDFLLSKLVSNTQFMVFSATINNELQNFLKKYLKNTIILDLSDYKIQTNIEHFLVKTRYRNRIEILKNLLMTMDPFLCLIFVNKKENMDQALDLLQEQNIKVGQIHSSLKSRERIKMLKRINSLEFKFVVCSDIASRGIDLPGVSHVISLNLPYDLTYYFHRAGRTGRGKYHGYSYLFYDSSDKKGIAYLTKKGINFTLWNEKVKKSAKKVIKNIPKESVNDLQKVISNYHSRPIKPGYKKQRKEDVKKVIQKYRKKNFKK, encoded by the coding sequence ATGAGATTTCAAGATATTGGTTTAAGTAATGAAGTGTTAGCAACAATTGATTCATTAAAATTTGTTGCTCCAACAAATATTCAAAAGAAGATGTTGCCTTTAATGTTTAAGGGACAAAATGTTATTGTTAGTGCCAATACAGGAACTGGAAAAACTGTTGGTTATTTATTAACAATTTTAAGTAAAATTAATCCAACAATTAACAAGACGCAAGCGATCATAATCGTACCAACAAGAGAGTTAGCGGTACAAATATATAATGTTAGTCAAAAATTTATTAAAAATAATCCTAATTTGAAAATTGCTAATTTAATTGGTGGTCAAGATTTAGAGCAACAAAAGCAAAAGTTTAGTACTAATTATCCGCATTTAGTTATTGGAACGCCAACAAGATTGAAGCGAATGATTGATGAACAAGTGTTAGCTTTAATTACTAGTAAGATGGTTGTTTTGGATGAAGTAGATATGATTTTTGATTTAGATTTTGTTAATGAAGTAGATTTTTTATTATCAAAACTTGTTTCAAATACACAATTTATGGTATTTTCGGCAACTATTAATAATGAATTACAAAATTTTTTAAAAAAATATTTAAAAAATACGATAATTCTTGATTTAAGTGATTATAAAATTCAAACAAATATTGAACATTTTTTAGTTAAAACTCGATATCGTAATCGAATTGAAATTTTGAAAAATCTCTTAATGACAATGGATCCATTTTTATGTTTAATTTTTGTTAATAAAAAAGAAAATATGGACCAAGCTCTTGATTTGTTACAAGAACAAAATATTAAAGTCGGACAAATTCATAGTAGTTTAAAATCTCGTGAACGCATTAAAATGCTAAAACGAATTAATAGTCTTGAATTTAAATTTGTTGTTTGTTCTGATATTGCTTCAAGGGGTATTGATTTACCAGGAGTTTCACATGTTATTTCATTAAATTTACCGTATGATTTAACATATTATTTTCATCGCGCAGGAAGAACAGGTAGAGGAAAATATCATGGATATTCTTACTTATTTTATGATTCATCAGATAAAAAAGGAATTGCATATTTAACTAAAAAGGGAATTAATTTTACATTATGAAATGAAAAAGTTAAGAAATCAGCAAAGAAAGTTATTAAAAATATTCCAAAAGAGTCAGTAAATGATTTACAAAAAGTTATCTCGAATTATCATTCTCGACCAATTAAACCAGGTTATAAAAAGCAAAGAAAAGAAGATGTTAAAAAAGTTATTCAAAAATATCGCAAGAAAAATTTTAAGAAGTAA